One Globicephala melas chromosome 4, mGloMel1.2, whole genome shotgun sequence genomic window carries:
- the LOC132597182 gene encoding proline-rich protein 23C-like — protein MGSRPRSPSASPADRWGPHPGGPGPAKRRRTEEPAGPESKSRAAPSLDNLTWPPTVDTLIFVVVLPAGCALHVPLDDVDLLLESEPTSVLQVSLGDHILMLVPAALLGPGVEGPWGQGLGRGAFLSRPGEYMAPEPGFLCAAVPEIACQEEVNEEDADAAADFLPAGTDAAAVSVSGLRPSAGCMSGFHLLGQASEPSPRTPNTSPERRSPHHDDNLDLHLLEPFPDSPLQPLPPSPSPGPHQRPQRPHGPPRKIRKCLFP, from the coding sequence ATGGGCAGCCGGCCCCGTAGCCCCAGCGCTTCCCCTGCGGACCGGTGGGGACCGCATCCCGGAGGACCGGGCCCTGCCAAGCGCCGGCGAACGGAGGAGCCCGCGGGCCCCGAGTCCAAGTCCAGGGCGGCGCCCAGCCTGGACAACCTGACCTGGCCCCCGACCGTGGACACGCTCATCTTCGTGGTGGTCCTGCCCGCCGGCTGTGCCCTGCACGTGCCCCTGGACGACGTCGACCTGCTGCTGGAGTCCGAGCCAACGTCCGTGCTGCAAGTGTCTCTCGGTGATCATATCCTCATGCTGGTCCCTGCGGCCCTCCTGGGCCCGGGTGTGGAAGGCCCGTGGGGACAGGGCCTGGGACGGGGCGCTTTCCTGAGCCGTCCCGGGGAGTACATGGCCCCGGAGCCGGGATTCTTGTGCGCAGCTGTCCCAGAGATCGCCTGCCAAGAAGAGGTCAACGAGGAGGACGCGGATGCTGCCGCCGACTTCCTGCCGGCTGGGACAGATGCTGCTGCAGTCTCAGTCTCTGGGCTCCGCCCCTCGGCTGGATGTATGTCTGGCTTCCACCTGTTGGGCCAAGCCTCAGAGCCGTCCCCTCGGACCCCCAACACTAGTCCAGAGAGACGCTCTCCTCACCACGacgacaacctggacttgcaccTTCTAGAGCCCTTCCCTGACTCACCACTCCAACCTCTACCTCCCTCTCCAAGTCCAGGTCCTCACCAGCGTCCCCAGCGCCCTCATGGTCCTCCACGCAAGATCCGGAAATGCCTGTTCCCTTAA